The following proteins are co-located in the Myxocyprinus asiaticus isolate MX2 ecotype Aquarium Trade chromosome 18, UBuf_Myxa_2, whole genome shotgun sequence genome:
- the LOC127455716 gene encoding probable ATP-dependent RNA helicase ddx6: MSTARMENPVILGLSNQNGQMRGSVKPAGGPGGGGGGSQTMQPAQVKASSTVINGNSLPAPTANTIIKAGDDWKKNLKLPPKDLRMKTSDVTSTKGNEFEDYCLKRELLMGIFEMGWEKPSPIQEESIPIALSGRDILARAKNGTGKSGAYLIPLLERIDLKKDSIQALVIVPTRELALQVSQICIQVSKHMGGVKVMATTGGTNLRDDIMRLDETVHVVIATPGRILDLIKKGVAKVSLVQMIVLDEADKLLSQDFVKMMEELLSCLAKQRQILLYSATFPLSVQKFMNSHLQKPYEINLMEELTLKGVTQYYAYVTERQKVHCLNTLFSRLQINQSIIFCNSSQRVELLAKKISQLGYSCFYIHAKMRQEHRNRVFHDFRNGLCRNLVCTDLFTRGIDIQAVNVVINFDFPKLGETYLHRIGRSGRFGHLGLAINLITYDDRFNLKGIEEQLGTEIKPIPSSIDKSLYVAEYHSESGEEVKL; the protein is encoded by the exons ATGAGTACAGCCAGAATGGAGAATCCAGTGATTCTGGGACTGTCGAATCAGAATGGTCAAATGCGAGGCTCTGTAAAGCCAGCAGGGGGCCCTGGAGGTGGTGGAGGGGGGTCCCAAACAATGCAGCCTGCCCAGGTCAAGGCCTCCAGTACAGTCATCAATGGCAACTCCCTGCCAGCACCCACAGCCAACACCATTATCAA GGCTGGGGATGACTGGAAGAAGAATCTAAAGCTTCCTCCAAAGGATTTGCGCATGAAAACTTCA GATGTGACGTCGACCAAGGGAAACGAGTTTGAAGATTACTGCCTGAAACGAGAGCTGCTTATGGGCATCTTTGAAATGGGCTGGGAGAAACCGTCACCTATACAG GAGGAGAGCATTCCCATTGCGTTATCTGGGAGGGACATTCTGGCCAGAGCCAAGAACGGCACAGGAAAAAGTGGCGCCTACCTCATTCCCTTACTTGAACGCATTGACCTGAAGAAAGACAGCATACAAG CATTGGTCATTGTGCCCACTAGAGAACTGGCTCTACAGGTGAGTCAGATCTGTATCCAGGTCAGCAAACACATGGGTGGGGTCAAGGTCATGGCAACTACAGGTGGAACCAACCTCCGTGATGACATTATGAGACTCGACGAAACGG TGCATGTTGTCATTGCCACTCCAGGAAGAATTTTAGACCTCATCAAAAAGGGAGTGGCCAAAGTCAGCCTAGTACAGATGATCGTGTTGGATGAG GCAGATAAGCTCCTGTCACAGGACTTTGTTAAGATGATGGAGGAACTTTTGAGCTGCTTGGCCAAGCAAAGGCAAATTCTACTGTACTCTGCCACCTTCCCCCTGAGTGTGCAGAAGTTCATG AACTCTCATCTGCAGAAGCCCTATGAGATAAACCTGATGGAGGAGCTGACCCTGAAGGGGGTTACCCAGTACTACGCCTATGTGACTGAAAGGCAGAAAGTCCATTGCCTTAATACTCTCTTCTCCAGG cTCCAGATCAATCAGTCTATAATCTTCTGCAATTCATCCCAGCGAGTGGAGCTCCTGGCCAAGAAGATCTCTCAGCTGGGATACTCTTGTTTCTACATTCACGCCAAGATGAGACAG GAACACAGAAACCGCGTGTTCCATGATTTCAGAAACGGCTTATGTCGAAATCTCGTCTGCACTG ATCTCTTCACAAGAGGAATTGatatacaagctgtgaatgtTGTGATCAACTTTGATTTCCCCAAACTTGGAGAGACTTACCTCCATCGCATTGGCAGATCTG GTCGATTTGGACACTTGGGTCTTGCCATTAATTTGATCACATATGATGACCGCTTTAACCTGAAAGGTATTGAAGAACAGCTGGGTACTGAGATCAAGCCCATTCCCAGCAGTATTGACAAAAGTCTATATGTGGCCGAGTACCACAGTGAGAGTGGCGAAGAGGTTAAACTGTGA